The Mycobacterium riyadhense sequence TCTGCTGCGTCTTCTTGCCATTGCTTCTGCTCGCAGAAACCCGGTCGGAATTTGCCCATTGAAGATCGTCCGTCAGGTGTTTCCGCAGCCCATTGAGATCAAATAGCGGAAGCGCGTGTCTCGGCTCATGACGAACTGGTGGTCGGGCTGTTGCTGTCGCGGTCGATTTCGGACGAGCGGCTGGTCTCTTTTGGCTACTAGCGGACGCAGCGGCGCGGGTTCGTGGTTGAGGCGGTGAAATCCTGGGCGGGGGGCTCGGGATCAATTTTAGTTTGACCAGTCGATGAGTAATTTTCGTCCACGTTTGGCGGGCCTTTCCGCTTGCGAGAACATGGTTTCCGGAGTTGCTCAGTTTAGAAGGCCACCAGTTCTTCTGCCCAATCATCGCGGCCAAGGCCGGGACTGTAACTGTGCGGACCAGGAATGTGTCGATCACAATTCCGATCCCGATTATGAAGCCAGCTTGTTGCATCGTGCTGATACTGGCGGTGAGCAGGCCGAACATCGATGCCGCGAAGATTAGACCCGCTGAGGTAATCACGCCGCCGGTGGATCCTACGGTGCGGATGACGCCAATGCGCACACCGTGTGGCGATTCGTCACGTATTCGTGAAATGAGCAGCATATTGTAATCTGCGCCGACCGCGACGAGCAAAATGAATGAAAGTCCGGGAAGACTCCAGTGCAGTTCTTTACCTAGGAGGAACTGGAATACGAGGACACCGATGCCTAGCGCTGATAGGTACGAAAGTAATACCGACGCAATCAGGTACAGCGGGGCGACGATGGCGCGCAAGAGGATCACCAGAATCAGGAACACGATGATGATCGTCGCGATGATGATGAACTGGATGTCACTGTTGTAATAGTCACGTGTATCGCGAAGGCCCGTCGGAACCCCTGCCACCGCGATTTTGGCGTCCGCCAGCTCGGTGTTGGGTGTCGCTGAGCGTGCCGCCTTCTCAATAGCGGTGATCTGGTCCATGGCGGCTGTGGTAAACGGATTGAGCGCGCTTTGGATGAAGTATCGTGCTGCGTGGCCGTCCGGCGAGATGAAAATCTGCGCGCCCTTCTTATACTCCTCTCTGGTCGTAATCTGTTCGGGAAGATTGAAGCCCGCCATGGATGGACTCGTGGCATCACGTTTCATTTGCAGCAAGAAAGTGGACGCCTCATTCAGGCCGCTACCGATCTTCCTAGTCTGATCGACAAGTTCTTTCACGCCGCCTGCCAGTGCCCTACTGCCGTCAGCGAGGGCATTAGAGCCTTGTTGCGCTTGGCTCATGGTGGACTGCAGATTCTTAATGGTCTTCAAGGCACTGGAGGCTTGAGTCAGCGTTTGTTGGATCTTGCCCAATGTCTCGCCGATGGTTTTCGCCTGCTGAGCCGCTTGGAGATTTCGGGCCAGCGCCTTGATCGAGATAAGTGTTCCATTGTTGTCCGCCGCAACGATCGCAGCCAATCCGGCGCGCGAATTTACACAGCCGGGGTCGACATTGCAGTCTGGAGAGTTATTGAGGGCCCTCAGCATTGGGCCAGCCCATGCGGAGATGTTCTCGGCATTTGTCGTGGAGGCATTGAGGTTTTCGCCGAGAGCCTTCATCTGACCGGTGAACCGCGCCCCCTGGTCCAGGGCATTGATCGTCCGATCGCCCCCCAGCATTTGCTCCATGGCGGTCAGTGCCGCGACCGTACCGCTCAGACTGGAAACGGCACCGGTGACCTGGTCTCGAAGTTGGGCGAGGGCGTCGGCCAGTTGGTTTGCACCACCGACCAACCTGTCCAAATCGTCCCCGTGAAGCTCAATCTGGTCAGAAGCTTCATCGAGTTTGCTGCCGACTTCGCCGGCTTGCCATGACACCTTCATCTGTTCGAGTCGTTCACCGTTCGGCCGTGTCAAGCCCCGCACCATCGTGATATTAGGAGTCTGACTCACCCGAGTGGCCACTTGTTCTAGGTCGCCCAGGGCCGCCGGTGTCCGCAAATCGTGCGATGACTGAATGAACAACATCATCGGGCTCATCGCATTCATCGGGTAATGGCGATTCATGACCTCGTATCCCCGGGAGCTGTCGACGTCTTCTGGCATCGACTTGAGGTCGTCGTAGTTGTACCGGACTGCGCTGAGACACGCAGCGAGGGCGATGAGCACGACAAGACTGCCGGCCAGGTGGATGCGTGGCCGGCGCACGATACGAATTCCCGAACGCCGCCACAACAGCGTGGTGAGCTCGCGCTGAGGCTTGATCCAGCCACGTCTGCCGGCGAGCACCAGAACGGCGGGCAGGAAGGTCACAGCCGCAAGCAGCGACACCACGATGGAAATCGAAATTGCTGGGCCAACCGCGGAAAATACTTCGAGTTTGGTGAAGATCATCGCGAGGAACGTGACGGCCACGGTGGCGGCAGATGCGGCGATCACCTTACCGATCGACATCAACGCCTTCTTGACGGCCGTGTCGGAATCATCGCCGTGCCGCAGGTAATCGTGGTAGCGGCTGATCAGAAAGACGGCGTAATCCGTTCCGGCGCCCATCATGACTGCAGTCATGAATACGATGACCTGAAGGTTAGTGCCCAAGCCGAGTTCGGCCGCTCCAGACAAAACGCCCTGCGCGGTGGCTAGCGAAATCCCGATCGTAGCGAGCGGTACGAACATGGTCACCACGTTGCGGTAGATGACGATCAGGATGATCAGCACGCTGAGTACGGTGGCAATCTCGATGAAGTGGATGTCCTCCTGGCCCATCTCGGTTATGTCGGCGACGGTTGCCAGTGGCCCGCTGAGGTTGGCGGTCAACGTGGTGCCCGCGACGGTCTGTTTGACGATCGCCGCGATGCGTTTGTAGGTGGCGAGGGTAGCCGGATCGTTTTGGTCGCCCGGAACGTTGACCGGCAAGATCAAGGCTTTGCCGTCCTTGGCGACCAGAATGTTCCGCATCTCTTGGTCGTCCAGGGGGTTCTGGACCGACATTTTGTCTTGGGTGTCTTGTTTCAGCTTGTCAACGAGTTTCCGATAGACGGCCTCGTCGCCGGGCGTCAGACCCTTCTCGTCGGTCAGCACGATCATCAGGAGGGAAGTGGGCGATGCCGCTGCGGCTGGTGTGTCGCCCTTTTCGTCCTTCTTGCCATCCGGTTTCGCGCTCCACGCCTTGGCCATCTCCCTAGTGACGACCATCGTCGGGGCGTCATCAGGAAAGGGACTCGGGGGGTGTTTCCCGGCCTGGACTTGCAGCGGCGGAAATGACAGAAAAAGCACGACTGCCATCGCGATCCATGCACCGATGACGAGAAGGGGCCACCGTATGACGAAATCGCCGAGGCGGTCGTAGATTCCCCCAACCTTGGCCGTCTCACTGGAACCAGAACGGCTTGGCACGCTACAACCCTACAAGTTGGTCCCGGCCACCGCGGGACAATTACATATCGCCCTTATTTGTGATGAGAGCGTTACATTCATCAGCTGATATCTGTGCCGCGTCATCGTCGAGCAGTCGCTGTAGCTGTCCGGGCGGGCCGGGCCGACAGACTCTGCTCTCGATGAGATCAGCGGCCTTCTTCACGCTGACATTCGATGGCGTCATGCGCTCGGCGATCTCACGGGCGCGGTTTACATATTTCGGCTCGAGGATCTTCCGCAAATCTT is a genomic window containing:
- a CDS encoding RND family transporter, with translation MPSRSGSSETAKVGGIYDRLGDFVIRWPLLVIGAWIAMAVVLFLSFPPLQVQAGKHPPSPFPDDAPTMVVTREMAKAWSAKPDGKKDEKGDTPAAAASPTSLLMIVLTDEKGLTPGDEAVYRKLVDKLKQDTQDKMSVQNPLDDQEMRNILVAKDGKALILPVNVPGDQNDPATLATYKRIAAIVKQTVAGTTLTANLSGPLATVADITEMGQEDIHFIEIATVLSVLIILIVIYRNVVTMFVPLATIGISLATAQGVLSGAAELGLGTNLQVIVFMTAVMMGAGTDYAVFLISRYHDYLRHGDDSDTAVKKALMSIGKVIAASAATVAVTFLAMIFTKLEVFSAVGPAISISIVVSLLAAVTFLPAVLVLAGRRGWIKPQRELTTLLWRRSGIRIVRRPRIHLAGSLVVLIALAACLSAVRYNYDDLKSMPEDVDSSRGYEVMNRHYPMNAMSPMMLFIQSSHDLRTPAALGDLEQVATRVSQTPNITMVRGLTRPNGERLEQMKVSWQAGEVGSKLDEASDQIELHGDDLDRLVGGANQLADALAQLRDQVTGAVSSLSGTVAALTAMEQMLGGDRTINALDQGARFTGQMKALGENLNASTTNAENISAWAGPMLRALNNSPDCNVDPGCVNSRAGLAAIVAADNNGTLISIKALARNLQAAQQAKTIGETLGKIQQTLTQASSALKTIKNLQSTMSQAQQGSNALADGSRALAGGVKELVDQTRKIGSGLNEASTFLLQMKRDATSPSMAGFNLPEQITTREEYKKGAQIFISPDGHAARYFIQSALNPFTTAAMDQITAIEKAARSATPNTELADAKIAVAGVPTGLRDTRDYYNSDIQFIIIATIIIVFLILVILLRAIVAPLYLIASVLLSYLSALGIGVLVFQFLLGKELHWSLPGLSFILLVAVGADYNMLLISRIRDESPHGVRIGVIRTVGSTGGVITSAGLIFAASMFGLLTASISTMQQAGFIIGIGIVIDTFLVRTVTVPALAAMIGQKNWWPSKLSNSGNHVLASGKARQTWTKITHRLVKLKLIPSPPPRISPPQPRTRAAASASSQKRPAARPKSTATATARPPVRHEPRHALPLFDLNGLRKHLTDDLQWANSDRVSASRSNGKKTQQKQDGRSLVHSLPLFGYSVIPHSPVIMAPKNGADLAKRAPIEHQVS